One genomic segment of Streptomyces sp. NBC_00239 includes these proteins:
- a CDS encoding TauD/TfdA family dioxygenase — MPTWDINPGRPALAHVPATADLAEACAWLRENEAALTAALHEHGTIFLRGLPVTRSEDVAAVRDVLIPEPTPYREKATPRSDFGNGVFSSTDLPPAQSIRMHNENSYTLTFPGRLLFACLTAPAEGGATPTADVRKVLAGLPAHLVERGRSSGWTLTRNYSDYISLGWRTAFGTEDRADVEEYCRENGIAWQWQPDGNLRTSQLRSATVHHPQTGEEVWFNHLAFWNEWSLDPDIREAMVDEFGPDGLPFNTGFGDGEPLTREDMDALNAAYEAATVRETWQVGDVMLVDNVLCAHGRDPFRGDRKIAVAMGRPVELLDCRPTVRPTTAVPA; from the coding sequence ATGCCGACCTGGGACATCAACCCCGGCCGTCCGGCCCTCGCCCACGTGCCCGCCACCGCGGACCTCGCCGAGGCCTGCGCGTGGCTGCGCGAGAACGAGGCCGCGCTGACCGCCGCCCTGCACGAGCACGGCACGATCTTCCTGCGCGGGCTGCCGGTGACGCGCAGCGAGGACGTTGCCGCCGTCCGCGACGTACTGATCCCCGAGCCCACCCCGTACCGGGAAAAGGCCACCCCGCGCAGTGACTTCGGCAACGGCGTCTTCTCGTCGACCGACCTGCCGCCGGCCCAGTCGATCCGGATGCACAACGAGAACAGCTACACCCTGACCTTCCCCGGCCGGCTGCTCTTCGCCTGCCTCACCGCACCCGCGGAGGGCGGCGCCACCCCGACCGCCGACGTCCGCAAGGTCCTCGCGGGGCTGCCCGCCCACCTGGTGGAGCGCGGCAGGTCGTCCGGCTGGACGCTCACCCGCAACTACTCGGACTACATCTCCCTCGGCTGGCGCACCGCGTTCGGCACCGAGGACCGGGCCGACGTCGAGGAGTACTGCCGGGAGAACGGCATCGCCTGGCAGTGGCAGCCGGACGGCAACCTGCGGACCAGCCAGCTGCGTTCGGCCACCGTCCACCACCCGCAGACCGGCGAGGAGGTCTGGTTCAACCACCTGGCCTTCTGGAACGAGTGGTCGCTCGACCCGGACATCCGGGAGGCCATGGTCGACGAGTTCGGCCCGGACGGCCTGCCGTTCAACACCGGCTTCGGTGACGGCGAGCCGCTCACCCGCGAGGACATGGACGCCCTCAACGCGGCCTACGAAGCCGCCACGGTCCGTGAGACCTGGCAGGTCGGCGACGTGATGCTGGTCGACAACGTGCTCTGCGCGCACGGCCGCGACCCCTTCCGCGGCGACCGCAAGATCGCCGTCGCGATGGGCCGTCCCGTCGAACTCCTGGACTGCCGGCCCACGGTGCGACCCACCACCGCAGTCCCCGCCTGA
- a CDS encoding non-ribosomal peptide synthetase, which translates to MTTFAEPSTVTAPARAQAPAADLLSRLRAAVAAHPARAAVEAVDGSLDFAALDRRTAALARALRAHGVRRGDRVGVHLARTADLPVALLAAWRAGAAYVPLDPAYPAERIAFMAADARLAAVVSTDAAPPVPAGVPVLRPDAAAPAAAAPDAEFFPHPLDSAYVIYTSGSTGRPKGVEVPHGAVADLATALELSGAYRPEPGVVAWNASVSFDASVQQWIRICRGDTLVVIDDAQRAEPARLARLLAEHGVTDLDLTPSHWQLLREALAGARVPRLFMGGEAVPTRTWRELADGGIDALNLYGPTECTVDAITAPIAGPGPHLGEPLPGVRAHLLDDRLAPVTAAGAVGELYLAGPGLAHGYPGHPGLTASRFVADPFAPEPGARMYRTGDQARRSAEGLLEYVGRVDRQVKLRGFRIEPGEVEHALGALAGVAAAAVTVYEAAPGDQRLAGYVTGAGLRPADLMAELRRTLPAHLVPSTVTVLDALPLTPNGKVDHRALPAPTADAPAPQEAAGPDARGSIDELVAEVWRTVLGVPDVEPTDDFLTLGGHSLAALRVVHLLRRKLNVELQLRHLLDAVDLAAFTDEVRRAAEAGPAAARPALTARRPAVR; encoded by the coding sequence ATGACCACCTTCGCCGAGCCGTCCACCGTCACCGCTCCCGCCCGGGCCCAGGCCCCGGCCGCCGACCTGCTGTCACGGCTGCGCGCCGCCGTCGCCGCCCACCCCGCGCGGGCCGCCGTGGAGGCCGTGGACGGGAGCCTCGACTTCGCCGCCCTGGACCGCCGCACCGCCGCCCTGGCCCGCGCCCTGCGGGCACACGGCGTCCGGCGCGGCGACCGGGTCGGCGTGCACCTCGCCCGCACCGCCGACCTGCCCGTGGCACTGCTCGCCGCCTGGCGGGCCGGGGCCGCGTACGTCCCCCTCGACCCGGCCTACCCGGCCGAGCGGATCGCCTTCATGGCAGCCGACGCCCGCCTCGCCGCCGTGGTCAGCACCGACGCCGCGCCGCCCGTCCCGGCCGGAGTCCCGGTGCTCCGCCCGGACGCCGCCGCCCCGGCCGCCGCGGCCCCGGACGCCGAGTTCTTCCCGCACCCGCTCGACTCCGCCTACGTCATCTACACCTCCGGCTCCACCGGCCGACCCAAGGGCGTGGAGGTCCCGCACGGCGCCGTCGCCGACCTCGCCACCGCACTGGAGCTGAGCGGCGCGTACCGCCCCGAGCCGGGCGTCGTCGCATGGAACGCCAGCGTCTCCTTCGACGCCTCCGTCCAGCAGTGGATCCGGATCTGCCGCGGCGACACCCTCGTGGTGATCGACGACGCGCAGCGCGCCGAACCGGCCCGGCTCGCCCGGCTGCTCGCCGAACACGGCGTCACCGACCTCGACCTGACCCCTTCGCACTGGCAGCTGCTCCGCGAGGCGCTGGCCGGCGCCCGCGTCCCGCGCCTGTTCATGGGCGGCGAGGCGGTGCCCACCCGGACCTGGCGCGAACTGGCGGACGGCGGCATCGACGCGCTCAACCTGTACGGGCCCACCGAATGCACCGTCGACGCGATCACCGCCCCGATCGCCGGCCCCGGCCCGCACCTCGGCGAGCCGCTGCCGGGCGTGCGCGCCCACCTGCTGGACGACCGCCTCGCCCCCGTGACGGCCGCCGGCGCGGTCGGCGAGCTGTACCTGGCCGGTCCCGGCCTGGCACACGGCTACCCGGGCCACCCGGGACTGACCGCGAGCCGCTTCGTCGCGGACCCGTTCGCGCCGGAGCCGGGCGCCCGCATGTACCGCACCGGGGACCAGGCCCGCCGCTCCGCCGAAGGCCTGCTGGAGTACGTCGGCCGGGTGGACCGCCAGGTCAAGCTGCGCGGCTTCCGCATCGAGCCGGGCGAGGTCGAGCACGCGCTCGGCGCCCTGGCCGGGGTCGCCGCCGCCGCGGTCACCGTGTACGAGGCCGCCCCCGGGGACCAGCGGCTCGCCGGCTACGTCACCGGCGCGGGCCTGCGCCCCGCCGACCTGATGGCCGAGCTGCGCCGCACCCTGCCCGCCCACCTGGTGCCGTCCACCGTGACCGTGCTGGACGCGCTGCCGCTCACCCCGAACGGCAAGGTCGACCACCGCGCCCTGCCCGCGCCGACGGCGGACGCCCCCGCACCGCAGGAGGCCGCCGGTCCGGACGCGCGGGGCAGCATCGACGAGCTGGTCGCGGAGGTCTGGCGGACCGTGCTCGGCGTGCCCGACGTCGAGCCGACCGACGACTTCCTCACCCTCGGCGGCCACTCGCTCGCGGCCCTGCGCGTCGTCCACCTGCTGCGCCGCAAGCTCAACGTCGAGCTGCAACTGCGCCACCTGCTGGACGCCGTCGACCTGGCCGCGTTCACCGACGAGGTCCGCCGCGCCGCCGAAGCCGGTCCGGCCGCCGCCCGCCCCGCCCTCACCGCCCGCCGCCCGGCCGTCCGATGA
- a CDS encoding thioesterase II family protein — MTTATTAVTTARAATASGTPAARTARTARPRAEGDWLLVPVPQPHRPVRLFCFPHAGGDATSYIPLARALAPVAEVWALRPPARGGRSRHPMPPDFDALTAAVTEALIPHLTGAEGGRFAFYGQSFGALLAYEVARALPADRRPEQVVVAGAPAPAEWTERETRDLDASELLRLTGLDELVRADPDLAELALGGIRTDLAVTATYRHRPHAPIGSALYALAGADDPMLATTCLTGWAAHTRGAFGHRVVPGGHLLATVDRPGPAELLTTLLTERREPAPSRTAPREQRC; from the coding sequence ATGACCACCGCGACCACCGCTGTCACCACGGCGAGGGCGGCGACGGCGTCCGGTACTCCGGCCGCGCGCACCGCACGCACCGCGCGCCCCCGGGCCGAGGGCGACTGGCTGCTCGTCCCCGTACCCCAACCCCACCGCCCCGTCCGGCTGTTCTGCTTCCCGCACGCCGGCGGCGACGCCACCTCCTACATCCCGCTGGCCCGCGCCCTGGCCCCCGTGGCCGAGGTCTGGGCACTGCGCCCGCCGGCCCGGGGCGGTCGCAGCAGGCACCCGATGCCGCCCGACTTCGACGCCCTGACGGCCGCCGTCACCGAGGCCCTGATCCCGCACCTGACCGGTGCCGAGGGCGGCCGGTTCGCCTTCTACGGGCAGTCGTTCGGCGCCCTGCTCGCGTACGAGGTCGCCCGGGCGCTGCCCGCCGACCGCCGCCCCGAGCAGGTGGTCGTGGCGGGCGCGCCCGCTCCCGCCGAGTGGACCGAGCGCGAGACCCGGGACCTGGACGCGTCCGAACTCCTCCGGCTCACCGGCCTGGACGAGCTGGTCCGGGCCGACCCGGACCTGGCCGAGCTGGCCCTCGGCGGCATCCGCACCGACCTCGCCGTCACCGCCACCTACCGCCATCGCCCGCACGCGCCGATCGGTTCGGCACTGTACGCGCTGGCCGGCGCCGACGACCCGATGCTCGCCACCACCTGCCTCACCGGCTGGGCCGCGCACACCCGCGGCGCCTTCGGCCACCGTGTCGTCCCCGGCGGGCACCTGCTCGCCACCGTCGACCGGCCCGGCCCGGCCGAACTCCTGACCACCCTCCTGACGGAACGCCGGGAGCCGGCCCCGTCCCGTACCGCCCCCAGGGAGCAGCGATGCTGA
- a CDS encoding MbtH family protein, which translates to MSNPFEDDNAGYLVLVNDENQHSIWPVWLDVPEGWTTTYGEATRQECLDWIEVNWTDIRPVSLLASLGGR; encoded by the coding sequence ATGAGCAACCCGTTCGAGGACGACAACGCCGGCTACCTGGTCCTGGTCAACGACGAGAACCAGCACTCGATCTGGCCGGTCTGGCTCGACGTCCCGGAAGGCTGGACCACCACCTACGGCGAGGCCACCCGACAGGAGTGCCTCGACTGGATCGAGGTCAACTGGACAGACATCCGCCCCGTCAGCCTGCTCGCCTCCCTCGGCGGGCGGTGA
- a CDS encoding cytochrome P450: MLSTTTVDLTDPDLWARPDTPALVAELRREAAVHRTDTVDDGPVWSVLTYRESADVLRNAAVFSSESGSLLGAGEGNVPVGSGRMMALTDPPRHRELRAPANPFFSKGGVRGAARSIAERAGELFDQAVEQGEVDLVDVVSALPLAVMCDLLDVPEQDRDMMVRVCDTAFLGRTPEERRAGHQQLIPYLMHQVMLRRSDPRDDLISMMATYKVRGRLMPIEDVVLNLDNIVVGGVQTVRHTAAMGLHTLTQRPDLWQKLQRGEVSMDSAVDELLRWTSVGLHTLRTATRDIELGGRQIRRGDRVAVWVWSANRDPEAFEQPEEILLDRSPNKHLALGLGAHYCIGAPLAKAELSALYTAALEKAALIEPAGPVVYNRSIINFGPDHLPVRLTPR; the protein is encoded by the coding sequence ATGCTGAGCACCACCACCGTCGACCTCACCGACCCCGACCTGTGGGCCCGGCCCGACACCCCGGCCCTGGTCGCCGAACTGCGGCGCGAGGCGGCCGTGCACCGCACCGACACCGTCGACGACGGCCCGGTCTGGTCGGTCCTCACCTACCGGGAGTCGGCGGACGTGCTGCGCAACGCGGCCGTGTTCAGCTCGGAGTCCGGCTCGCTGCTGGGCGCGGGGGAGGGCAACGTGCCCGTCGGATCGGGCCGGATGATGGCGCTCACCGACCCGCCCCGGCACCGCGAACTCAGGGCGCCCGCGAACCCGTTCTTCTCCAAGGGAGGTGTGCGCGGCGCGGCCCGCTCGATCGCGGAACGGGCCGGCGAGCTCTTCGACCAGGCCGTCGAGCAGGGCGAGGTGGACCTCGTGGACGTGGTCTCCGCGCTGCCGCTCGCGGTCATGTGCGACCTGCTGGACGTCCCCGAGCAGGACCGCGACATGATGGTCAGGGTGTGCGACACGGCCTTCCTCGGCCGTACGCCGGAGGAACGCCGGGCCGGACACCAGCAGTTGATCCCCTACCTGATGCACCAGGTGATGCTGCGCCGCTCCGACCCGCGCGACGACCTGATCTCGATGATGGCCACCTACAAGGTCCGCGGCCGGCTGATGCCCATCGAGGACGTCGTGCTCAACCTGGACAACATCGTGGTGGGCGGCGTCCAGACGGTCCGCCACACCGCCGCCATGGGCCTGCACACCCTGACCCAGCGGCCTGACCTGTGGCAGAAGCTACAGCGGGGCGAGGTGTCCATGGACTCCGCAGTGGACGAGCTGCTGCGCTGGACCTCGGTGGGCCTGCACACGCTGCGCACCGCCACCCGGGACATCGAGCTCGGCGGGCGGCAGATCCGGCGCGGTGACCGGGTCGCGGTCTGGGTGTGGTCCGCCAACCGGGATCCGGAGGCCTTCGAGCAGCCCGAGGAGATCCTGCTCGACCGTTCGCCCAACAAGCACCTCGCGCTGGGCCTGGGCGCCCACTACTGCATCGGCGCGCCGCTGGCCAAGGCCGAGCTGAGCGCGCTGTACACGGCCGCGCTGGAGAAGGCCGCCCTCATCGAACCGGCCGGGCCGGTCGTCTACAACCGCTCGATCATCAACTTCGGCCCGGACCACCTCCCGGTACGCCTCACCCCCCGCTGA
- a CDS encoding non-ribosomal peptide synthetase, which yields MSPSADQPAAPPTAPSAAAPATTLPSTTLPSTAPAGPVRTAPVSGLQRGLWFLDRLNPQAATYTTPWTYDVDGPLDLGLLQRALDGVVARHEALRTTFALHPDGPRQHVHPALTVPLAVTDLRDLPEVERDARAAQLTQERAVEPFDLAAGPLLRAEAFRLADDRTTLLFVVHHIIWDGWSAEVFECELLEFHRALTEDRAPVLPELTTQYADWAEEEQYTSYEEHLAHWKQSLHGAPTLLELPGDRPRPAERSQRGATEPFGLVPGTAARVRELAEQEGVTPYTVQLAAFALLMGRWTGTDDLLVGTPVTTRNRPELADLLGYFVNLLPLRVRLSPQATFRALLADLQDGVFDAFGYLDVPFDQLVDLAGAARTPQHPPLVQVVFGAHAEDRTPLAFGDATATRSVRSNGTSKFDLTWSVFEDADGGELRGEAEYSSDLFDAATMRRLAADYARLLDAALADPDATVLRLTSAGQPPRPARQAPGNRLHDLFERAADAYADRPAVSDGSGTLSYAELDRRANRLAHALLARGVRPGDRVGLLMERTAAVPAAILAVLKAGAAYVPVDLAAPADRAALVFGDTSVAVVLTDRPDRVPDGPWQVLDLAARSEEIAAHPADRPTVAGRPDDLAYLIFTSGSTGRPKGVAVSHEHVSRLLDSGREHFGFGPETVWTLFHSYAFDWTVWELWGALLHGARLVVVPYLTSRSPDEFAGLLDEEGVTHLCLTPSALRQLEPALRRHPRALPALRWIMLGGEALDPAVVQRWHELDPLPPARLCNLYGITETTVHVTIHDVADGGAGFERSLVGDAMPHLTALVLDDWLRPCPPGVPGELYIGGGSLAHGYWGRPGLTAGRFVADPYGPPGARLYRTGDVARRLSDGMLEYVGRADFQVKLRGFRIELGEIENAVAAHPDIDACVVTVNDDRLAAYVTGRPPADPLDLRAFLGRSLPEYMIPASVTVLDALPLTVNGKVDRAALPDPDRAVATPAGRHVEPRTPEEELFAAVWTEVLGVGGIGVHDDFFHLGGDSIRAVQLAGALHDRGWQITLRDVFNAPTVAALLPLARPVAADPAADRPYALIADEDRAELPPGIVDAYPMVSMQLSMVFHMEVAGGTDSYHNVNSYRITGDLDENAFHRSVDEAMARHAVLRTGLDLSGYGEPLQLVHGALPAPVEFADLRGAAPQAQDQAVRTVFDHHRDRPFDLAEPPLFRITVQRLADDAFQLTISEHHAILDGWSFTSLLTEILERHTALAADPASAPCPPPRTAFRDFVAVEREATADQESLAYWHGRLDGATGQLWPGSEDVHELPRTVERVLPDAPGQLRAVADALAVPVKSVALAAHLHALAKITGRRRVTTGLAMNGRLERLGGTEVYGLFLNTVPLVAEPDEDLAALVRHVHREELDMMPHRRVPFARLARMMADTALDSQFGYLRFHALGRLSAARIEDGRIGCEPTLRHEPNSFTFGASLIQDPVSQRVLLAVDHQRSLVDDATAEEFIEAYADALARLAADV from the coding sequence GTGAGCCCGTCCGCCGACCAGCCCGCCGCGCCGCCGACCGCCCCGTCGGCCGCCGCGCCCGCCACCACCCTGCCGTCCACCACCCTGCCGTCCACCGCGCCCGCCGGGCCGGTCCGTACCGCACCCGTCTCGGGCCTGCAGCGCGGCCTCTGGTTCCTCGACCGGCTGAACCCGCAGGCCGCCACCTACACCACCCCCTGGACGTACGACGTCGACGGCCCGCTCGACCTCGGTCTGCTCCAGCGGGCACTGGACGGGGTGGTCGCCCGGCACGAGGCGCTCCGCACCACCTTCGCCCTGCACCCCGACGGACCGCGCCAACACGTCCACCCCGCGCTCACCGTGCCGCTCGCCGTCACCGACCTCCGTGACCTGCCCGAGGTCGAACGGGACGCCCGCGCCGCACAGTTGACGCAGGAGCGCGCCGTCGAGCCGTTCGACCTGGCTGCCGGACCGCTGCTGCGCGCCGAGGCCTTCCGGCTCGCCGACGACCGCACCACGCTCCTGTTCGTGGTCCACCACATCATCTGGGACGGCTGGTCGGCCGAGGTCTTCGAGTGCGAACTCCTCGAATTCCACCGCGCCCTGACCGAAGACCGGGCCCCGGTGCTGCCGGAGCTCACCACCCAGTACGCCGACTGGGCGGAGGAGGAGCAGTACACCTCCTACGAGGAGCACCTCGCACACTGGAAGCAGAGCCTGCACGGCGCCCCCACCCTGTTGGAGCTGCCCGGCGACCGGCCGCGCCCCGCCGAACGCAGCCAGCGCGGCGCCACCGAGCCTTTCGGCCTGGTCCCCGGCACCGCGGCCCGGGTCCGGGAGCTCGCCGAGCAGGAGGGCGTCACCCCCTACACCGTCCAGCTCGCGGCCTTCGCGCTGCTGATGGGCCGCTGGACCGGCACCGACGACCTGCTCGTCGGCACCCCGGTCACCACCCGCAACCGTCCCGAACTGGCCGATCTGCTCGGCTACTTCGTGAACCTGCTGCCGCTGCGCGTGCGCCTCTCCCCGCAGGCCACCTTCCGCGCGCTCCTCGCCGACCTGCAGGACGGGGTCTTCGACGCCTTCGGCTACCTCGACGTCCCCTTCGACCAGCTGGTCGACCTGGCCGGCGCCGCCCGCACCCCTCAGCACCCGCCGCTGGTGCAGGTGGTCTTCGGCGCCCATGCCGAGGACCGCACACCGCTCGCGTTCGGCGACGCCACCGCCACCCGTAGCGTCCGCTCCAACGGCACCAGCAAGTTCGACCTCACCTGGTCCGTCTTCGAGGACGCCGACGGCGGTGAACTGCGCGGCGAGGCCGAATACAGCAGCGACCTGTTCGACGCCGCCACCATGCGCCGGCTCGCCGCCGACTACGCCAGGCTGCTGGACGCCGCCCTCGCCGACCCGGACGCCACCGTGCTCCGGCTCACCTCCGCCGGGCAGCCGCCCCGCCCAGCCCGGCAGGCCCCCGGCAACCGCCTGCACGACCTCTTCGAGCGAGCCGCCGACGCGTACGCCGACCGGCCCGCCGTGAGCGACGGGAGCGGCACCCTCAGCTACGCCGAACTCGACCGCCGCGCCAACCGGCTGGCCCACGCCCTGCTCGCCCGGGGGGTGCGCCCCGGCGACCGGGTCGGCCTGCTGATGGAGCGCACCGCCGCCGTGCCGGCCGCGATCCTGGCCGTGCTCAAAGCGGGCGCCGCCTACGTCCCGGTCGACCTCGCCGCCCCGGCCGACCGGGCGGCCCTGGTCTTCGGCGACACCTCCGTCGCCGTCGTCCTCACCGACCGGCCCGACCGCGTGCCGGACGGCCCCTGGCAGGTCCTCGACCTCGCCGCCCGGTCCGAGGAGATCGCCGCCCACCCGGCCGACCGGCCCACCGTCGCCGGACGCCCCGACGACCTCGCGTACCTCATCTTCACCTCCGGCTCCACCGGCCGCCCCAAGGGCGTCGCCGTCTCCCACGAGCACGTCAGCCGCCTCCTCGACTCCGGCCGGGAACACTTCGGCTTCGGCCCGGAGACGGTCTGGACGCTGTTCCACAGCTACGCCTTCGACTGGACGGTGTGGGAGCTCTGGGGCGCCCTGCTGCACGGCGCCCGCCTGGTCGTCGTCCCCTACCTCACCAGCCGCTCGCCCGACGAGTTCGCCGGACTGCTCGACGAGGAAGGCGTCACCCACCTCTGCCTCACCCCGTCGGCGCTGCGCCAGCTCGAACCGGCGCTGCGCCGCCACCCGCGGGCCCTGCCCGCACTGCGGTGGATCATGCTCGGCGGAGAGGCCCTCGACCCGGCCGTGGTCCAGCGCTGGCACGAGCTCGACCCGCTGCCGCCCGCCCGGCTGTGCAACCTCTACGGCATCACCGAGACCACCGTCCACGTCACGATCCACGACGTGGCCGACGGCGGCGCGGGCTTCGAACGCAGCCTGGTCGGCGACGCCATGCCGCACCTCACCGCACTCGTCCTCGACGACTGGCTGCGCCCCTGCCCGCCCGGCGTCCCCGGCGAGCTGTACATCGGCGGCGGCAGCCTCGCGCACGGCTACTGGGGCCGACCCGGACTCACCGCCGGCCGCTTCGTCGCCGACCCGTACGGCCCGCCCGGCGCCCGGCTCTACCGGACCGGCGACGTCGCCAGGCGGCTGTCCGACGGCATGCTTGAGTACGTGGGCCGGGCGGACTTCCAGGTGAAGCTGCGCGGCTTCCGCATCGAGCTCGGCGAGATCGAGAACGCCGTCGCCGCCCACCCCGACATCGATGCCTGCGTGGTCACCGTGAACGACGACCGGCTCGCCGCGTACGTCACCGGACGCCCGCCGGCCGACCCCCTGGACCTGCGCGCCTTCCTCGGCCGCTCGCTGCCCGAGTACATGATCCCGGCGAGCGTCACCGTGCTGGACGCGCTGCCGCTCACCGTCAACGGCAAGGTCGACCGGGCCGCACTCCCCGACCCCGACCGGGCCGTGGCCACCCCCGCCGGGCGGCACGTCGAGCCGCGCACGCCGGAGGAGGAGCTGTTCGCCGCCGTGTGGACGGAGGTCCTCGGAGTCGGCGGGATCGGCGTCCACGACGACTTCTTCCACCTCGGCGGGGACTCCATCCGCGCCGTCCAGCTGGCCGGCGCACTGCACGACCGGGGCTGGCAGATCACCCTGCGGGACGTCTTCAACGCGCCCACCGTCGCGGCCCTGCTGCCGCTGGCCCGCCCGGTGGCCGCCGACCCCGCCGCGGACCGCCCGTACGCACTGATAGCCGACGAGGACCGGGCCGAACTGCCGCCCGGGATCGTCGACGCCTACCCGATGGTCTCCATGCAGCTCTCCATGGTCTTCCACATGGAGGTCGCCGGCGGCACCGACAGCTACCACAACGTCAACTCGTACCGGATCACCGGCGACCTCGACGAGAACGCCTTCCACCGCTCCGTCGACGAGGCGATGGCCCGGCACGCCGTCCTGCGCACCGGCCTCGACCTCTCCGGCTACGGCGAACCGCTCCAGCTGGTGCACGGCGCGCTGCCCGCGCCGGTGGAGTTCGCGGACCTGCGCGGCGCCGCACCGCAAGCGCAGGACCAGGCGGTGCGCACCGTCTTCGACCACCACCGGGACCGGCCCTTCGACCTCGCCGAACCGCCGCTCTTCCGGATCACCGTCCAGCGGCTGGCCGACGACGCCTTCCAGCTCACCATCTCCGAGCACCACGCCATCCTCGACGGCTGGAGCTTCACCTCGCTGCTCACCGAGATCCTCGAACGGCACACCGCGCTCGCCGCCGACCCGGCCTCCGCACCCTGCCCGCCGCCGCGCACCGCGTTCCGCGACTTCGTCGCCGTGGAACGCGAGGCCACCGCCGACCAGGAGTCCCTGGCGTACTGGCACGGGCGCCTCGACGGCGCCACCGGCCAGCTCTGGCCCGGCAGCGAGGACGTCCACGAGCTGCCGCGCACCGTCGAGCGGGTGCTGCCCGACGCCCCCGGGCAGCTGCGCGCGGTCGCCGACGCGCTCGCCGTCCCGGTCAAGTCGGTCGCGCTCGCCGCCCACCTGCACGCCCTCGCCAAGATCACCGGGCGCCGCCGGGTCACCACCGGGCTGGCGATGAACGGCCGGCTGGAACGGCTCGGCGGGACCGAGGTGTACGGACTGTTCCTCAACACCGTCCCACTGGTCGCCGAGCCGGACGAGGACCTGGCCGCCCTGGTGCGGCACGTGCACCGGGAGGAGCTGGACATGATGCCGCACCGCCGGGTGCCGTTCGCCCGGCTGGCCCGGATGATGGCCGACACCGCGCTCGACAGCCAGTTCGGCTACCTGCGGTTCCACGCGCTGGGACGGCTGAGCGCGGCCCGGATCGAGGACGGCCGGATCGGCTGCGAGCCGACCCTGCGGCACGAGCCCAACAGCTTCACCTTCGGCGCCTCGCTGATCCAGGACCCGGTCTCGCAGCGCGTGCTGCTCGCCGTGGACCACCAGCGGTCGCTGGTCGACGACGCGACGGCGGAAGAGTTCATCGAGGCCTACGCCGACGCGCTGGCGCGACTGGCCGCCGACGTCTGA